The uncultured Desulfuromonas sp. genome has a segment encoding these proteins:
- the iorA gene encoding indolepyruvate ferredoxin oxidoreductase subunit alpha: protein MSKEILSGNEAIARGAFEAGVKVAVAYPGTPSTEILENTAHYPSIDSSWAPNEKVALEVGIGSCFGGARSLVTMKHVGLNVAADPLFTLSYTGVRGGLVLAVADDPELHSSQDEQDSRHYARAAKVPMFEPSDSQECLDFTRLAFEAAEQFDTPIFLRTTTRISHSKSIVETGEPVTGLPEPSLERNPPKFVMLPGNARKRHVVVEEQLRKMAEWSCGQSFNRVEERSNEVGVITAGIAYQYAREVLPEASVLKLGLVYPLPTQLIKDFAGRFKTLYVVEELEPFLEDQIRALGFDVIGKDRLPICGELTPGRVRESLLAETPQPAYETSLDLPNRPPNMCPGCPHRGVFYALNRLKAFVTGDIGCYTLGFMPPLSAMDTCVCMGASVGNASGLNKVLTGPDKQKVVGVIGDSTFLHTGINGLMDMVYNGSTATLIILDNRITAMTGRQENPASGFTLAGDPSARVDLEQLCRSVGIRSVRKVNPWNLEETRQVIKEEMEREEPSVVITEAPCILIKRDVGQRKAPLVIDPDKCTGCKACLKIGCPAIEWQPDAGERGKAYVNPLLCVGCGICDQLCKFDAYSEVTHD, encoded by the coding sequence ATGAGTAAAGAAATTTTATCTGGAAATGAAGCGATCGCCCGTGGGGCGTTTGAAGCCGGAGTCAAAGTGGCGGTGGCCTACCCGGGCACACCGAGTACCGAGATTCTGGAGAATACAGCCCACTACCCCTCGATTGATTCTTCGTGGGCGCCTAACGAAAAGGTGGCCTTGGAAGTGGGTATTGGTTCCTGCTTTGGCGGCGCCCGCAGTCTGGTGACCATGAAACACGTTGGTCTTAACGTGGCGGCTGACCCCTTGTTCACCCTGTCGTACACAGGTGTGCGTGGTGGTCTGGTTCTGGCTGTTGCCGATGATCCCGAGTTGCATTCCTCGCAGGATGAACAGGATAGTCGGCATTATGCCCGGGCGGCCAAAGTACCCATGTTTGAACCCTCGGACAGCCAGGAATGTCTTGATTTTACCCGGCTGGCCTTTGAGGCTGCTGAGCAGTTTGACACGCCGATTTTTCTGCGTACGACCACGCGTATCTCTCACTCCAAATCGATTGTTGAAACCGGTGAGCCGGTAACCGGCCTGCCGGAACCGAGTCTGGAACGCAACCCGCCCAAGTTCGTCATGCTGCCGGGCAATGCCCGTAAGCGCCACGTGGTGGTTGAGGAACAATTGCGGAAAATGGCCGAATGGTCGTGCGGCCAATCCTTTAACCGGGTGGAAGAGCGCAGCAATGAGGTTGGCGTGATTACCGCCGGTATCGCTTATCAATATGCCCGTGAAGTGCTGCCGGAAGCGTCGGTACTCAAACTGGGGCTGGTCTATCCGTTGCCCACGCAACTGATCAAGGATTTTGCCGGCCGGTTTAAAACCCTGTATGTGGTCGAAGAACTCGAGCCGTTCCTCGAAGATCAGATCCGTGCTTTAGGATTTGACGTCATCGGTAAGGACCGGCTGCCCATTTGTGGTGAATTGACACCGGGGCGGGTACGCGAGTCGTTGTTGGCGGAAACGCCGCAACCGGCGTATGAAACAAGCCTTGATCTGCCCAACCGTCCACCCAATATGTGTCCGGGCTGTCCGCACCGCGGCGTATTTTATGCGCTCAACCGCCTCAAAGCGTTTGTCACCGGAGATATCGGTTGCTACACGCTTGGCTTCATGCCGCCGTTGTCGGCCATGGATACCTGCGTCTGTATGGGGGCCAGTGTCGGCAATGCTTCCGGTCTGAATAAAGTGCTGACCGGTCCCGACAAACAGAAAGTTGTCGGCGTGATCGGCGATTCCACCTTCCTGCATACCGGCATCAATGGTTTGATGGACATGGTCTACAATGGCTCGACAGCCACGCTGATTATCCTCGACAACCGGATTACCGCCATGACCGGCCGTCAGGAAAATCCCGCTTCCGGTTTTACGCTGGCCGGCGATCCCAGTGCCCGGGTGGATCTTGAGCAGCTGTGTCGCAGCGTCGGTATTCGCTCGGTGCGTAAGGTGAATCCGTGGAATCTGGAAGAAACCCGTCAGGTGATCAAGGAGGAGATGGAACGCGAAGAGCCTTCGGTTGTCATCACCGAAGCACCGTGTATCCTGATTAAGCGGGATGTGGGGCAGCGTAAAGCACCTCTGGTGATTGATCCGGACAAATGTACCGGCTGCAAGGCCTGTCTGAAAATCGGCTGCCCGGCCATCGAATGGCAACCGGATGCCGGGGAGCGGGGCAAAGCCTATGTCAACCCACTGTTGTGTGTGGGCTGCGGGATCTGTGATCAGTTATGTAAGTTTGATGCCTATAGCGAGGTGACCCATGACTAA
- a CDS encoding ACT domain-containing protein → MKVEQISIFIENKSGRLAEVTQALGDSGVNIRALSLADTSDFGILRLIVDKTDVAKQALKEKGFTVNKTAVVAVEVPDCPSGLAGILQVLDKGGVNVEYMYAFVERCGENAVIIFRFDDPEAAITVLTENGVHVLEGERVYTM, encoded by the coding sequence ATGAAAGTAGAACAGATTTCCATCTTTATCGAAAATAAATCAGGTCGTTTGGCGGAAGTTACCCAGGCGCTGGGGGACAGCGGAGTCAATATTCGGGCCTTGTCTCTGGCGGATACCTCTGATTTCGGTATTTTGCGCCTGATTGTCGATAAGACCGATGTTGCCAAACAGGCGCTCAAGGAAAAGGGCTTTACCGTGAACAAGACGGCCGTTGTCGCCGTTGAGGTTCCGGATTGTCCTTCAGGGTTGGCCGGGATTCTCCAGGTGCTCGACAAGGGTGGTGTTAATGTGGAGTATATGTACGCCTTTGTTGAACGTTGTGGCGAAAATGCGGTGATTATTTTCCGTTTCGATGATCCTGAAGCGGCAATAACCGTTTTGACTGAAAATGGCGTGCACGTTCTTGAAGGGGAACGTGTCTACACCATGTAA
- a CDS encoding indolepyruvate oxidoreductase subunit beta has product MTKVTNILLAGVGGQGTLLASEVLSEVLMLAGYDVKKNEIHGMSQRGGSVSSHVRFGEEVYSPIIPEGETDILFGFELLETYRNLPLLKKGGTVITNNLKLMPPSVATGQERYPEGLEERICQQVEKSLVVDGLALAMEAGNPRTVNIALLGALSTKIDVAQELWEQALRKMVPEKFLEENLRAFELGRQAA; this is encoded by the coding sequence ATGACTAAAGTAACCAATATTCTGTTGGCCGGTGTTGGTGGTCAGGGGACTCTGCTGGCCAGCGAAGTGTTGTCCGAAGTGTTGATGCTGGCTGGTTATGATGTGAAAAAAAACGAGATTCACGGCATGTCTCAACGTGGCGGCAGTGTGTCTTCGCATGTCCGGTTTGGAGAAGAGGTGTATTCACCGATTATTCCGGAAGGGGAGACGGATATCCTGTTCGGCTTTGAGCTGTTGGAAACCTATCGCAATCTGCCGTTGTTGAAAAAAGGCGGGACGGTCATTACCAATAACCTCAAGTTGATGCCTCCATCCGTGGCGACCGGCCAGGAACGTTATCCCGAGGGGCTGGAAGAACGGATCTGCCAACAGGTGGAAAAGTCTCTGGTCGTTGATGGATTGGCTTTGGCCATGGAGGCCGGTAATCCGCGTACGGTGAATATTGCTTTACTGGGTGCTTTGTCGACGAAAATTGATGTGGCGCAGGAACTGTGGGAACAAGCCCTGCGCAAGATGGTTCCTGAAAAGTTTCTTGAGGAAAATCTGCGAGCATTTGAACTCGGTCGTCAAGCTGCCTGA
- a CDS encoding response regulator has product MFVDDKKTILVVDDSPTVRRLVELVLTQNGYEVLSAEDGEKGLEMARQHLPAVVLVDFVMPKMNGHMFCKMLREDANLKDVPVILISSKSEVVGHAFEASFGIVHYFTKPFEPEDLVAKIREVIAEAGGDAVVQPDVKSAEPAVEAASAQADTATGLGGLSDDVDKLLDSLNDRFDKVVRRYFQKDFPVLMKNVMSDTLKETGLIKHQTLILSGDLTRMELPELLTFCANTRQSGRLSIFSTDTFAEIFIDNGKFVFATASQKGKHRFLTDLICQDNRFNCDTLALQRVVEEARQNNLPIGRALVEKEMISEEDLMYYLRQHAQDALKTAINTHSGNFFLEKDDLPFNLEDISFRIPMYQVLIESVRERFLRNEFTNDELIVTRLPLCVEAAQEGLLNEEEQALTLLLDGTRTLAQVCEESSLDDEVVRKSCQVLYQSGLASAR; this is encoded by the coding sequence ATGTTTGTTGATGATAAAAAGACAATTCTCGTCGTCGATGATTCTCCAACCGTCCGTCGTCTGGTTGAGCTGGTCCTTACGCAAAACGGCTATGAAGTTTTGAGTGCCGAAGATGGTGAGAAAGGTCTGGAGATGGCACGACAACATCTCCCCGCGGTGGTGTTGGTCGATTTTGTCATGCCCAAGATGAATGGGCATATGTTCTGCAAAATGTTACGGGAAGATGCGAATCTCAAAGATGTTCCCGTTATTCTGATTTCATCGAAAAGCGAAGTCGTTGGCCATGCTTTTGAAGCCAGCTTTGGTATCGTTCATTACTTTACCAAGCCCTTTGAACCGGAAGACCTGGTGGCCAAAATCCGGGAAGTGATTGCTGAAGCCGGTGGTGACGCTGTTGTACAACCAGATGTGAAGTCAGCTGAACCGGCTGTCGAGGCTGCATCCGCACAAGCCGATACCGCAACGGGGCTTGGTGGTTTGTCTGACGATGTCGATAAATTACTTGATTCTCTCAATGACCGTTTTGATAAGGTGGTACGGCGTTATTTTCAGAAAGACTTCCCGGTCCTGATGAAAAACGTCATGTCTGACACCTTGAAAGAGACCGGTCTGATTAAACATCAGACGTTGATCCTTTCCGGTGATCTGACCCGTATGGAGCTTCCCGAGTTGCTCACGTTCTGCGCCAATACCCGCCAAAGTGGTCGCCTGTCGATTTTTTCCACGGACACGTTTGCGGAAATCTTTATTGATAATGGAAAATTTGTTTTTGCGACGGCCAGTCAGAAAGGCAAGCACCGCTTTTTGACCGATCTGATCTGTCAGGATAACCGTTTCAATTGTGATACGTTGGCATTACAACGTGTTGTTGAAGAAGCGCGTCAAAATAACCTGCCGATCGGTCGGGCTTTGGTCGAAAAGGAGATGATCAGCGAAGAGGATCTGATGTATTACCTGCGTCAGCACGCACAGGATGCTTTGAAAACCGCGATCAATACCCATAGCGGAAACTTCTTTCTGGAAAAAGATGACTTGCCTTTTAATCTTGAGGATATCAGTTTCCGCATTCCCATGTATCAGGTGCTTATCGAAAGCGTTCGTGAGCGGTTTTTACGCAATGAATTTACCAATGATGAGCTCATTGTGACCCGTTTGCCTTTATGTGTTGAAGCGGCTCAGGAAGGTTTACTCAATGAAGAAGAGCAAGCCTTGACCTTGTTGCTGGATGGGACGAGGACTCTTGCTCAGGTCTGTGAAGAGAGCTCTCTTGATGATGAGGTCGTGCGCAAAAGTTGTCAGGTGTTGTATCAGTCGGGATTGGCTTCAGCCCGATAG
- a CDS encoding DUF3365 domain-containing protein, whose product MLKNMSIRKRVVVMLAVVYLVSLVLAIAGGAYVLRQDAIREAQEKTDLFAAVMSSSARYLHNVIRPKAEELVPEDAYFPESGVGVLMLTEVARYIQEEYPEYIFRFASPNPLNPESLASELEEQVIAGFEDGEFSEWKGFADRDGVSFYAVAKPLVAGSDCISCHDVPEVAHPSQVEKYGSHSGYGYLEGDVVGARFIYVPLEAVRDQAITRIGYFSAAFSVFFLLVLFAVDRFIISSVVRPIEHIVDVSEDISRGKLDREFEVKTNDEIKLLADAFDRMKVSLAKAMDILRQ is encoded by the coding sequence ATGCTGAAGAATATGTCCATTCGTAAGCGTGTTGTGGTCATGCTTGCTGTTGTCTATCTGGTTTCACTTGTCCTGGCCATCGCCGGTGGTGCTTATGTCTTGCGCCAAGATGCGATCCGGGAAGCCCAGGAAAAAACGGATTTGTTTGCTGCTGTTATGTCCAGCTCAGCGCGTTATCTGCACAATGTCATCCGTCCGAAAGCCGAAGAGTTAGTTCCTGAAGACGCCTACTTTCCGGAAAGTGGGGTCGGTGTCCTGATGCTTACCGAAGTCGCTCGCTATATTCAGGAGGAATACCCTGAATATATTTTCCGTTTTGCCTCCCCTAATCCACTTAACCCTGAAAGTCTTGCCAGTGAATTGGAAGAACAGGTTATTGCGGGTTTTGAAGATGGAGAGTTCTCGGAGTGGAAAGGTTTCGCCGATCGTGACGGTGTCAGTTTCTATGCGGTTGCCAAACCCTTGGTAGCTGGATCCGATTGTATCTCCTGCCATGATGTCCCAGAGGTCGCTCATCCCAGCCAGGTCGAAAAATACGGTTCTCATTCCGGATACGGCTATCTTGAGGGAGATGTTGTGGGCGCGCGTTTTATCTATGTTCCCCTGGAAGCCGTTCGTGATCAGGCGATTACCCGTATCGGCTATTTTTCTGCCGCCTTCAGCGTCTTCTTTCTGCTTGTTCTCTTTGCCGTAGACCGTTTTATCATCAGCAGTGTTGTGCGGCCTATCGAACATATCGTTGATGTCTCTGAAGATATCAGTCGCGGAAAACTCGATCGAGAGTTTGAAGTTAAAACTAATGACGAGATAAAACTTCTTGCCGATGCATTTGATCGGATGAAGGTATCTTTGGCCAAAGCGATGGATATTCTTCGTCAATAA
- a CDS encoding response regulator gives MAKILVADDSKTEMAFLLDALKGTGHSIVTAVDGKEAEEKAMAEPFDLIILDVIMPNKNGFQVCRSLKKNPKFKDVPIILTTSKSGESDKFWGKKQGADEYITKPYEPVEILLAVKKYLGGA, from the coding sequence ATGGCTAAGATTCTTGTTGCAGATGATAGTAAAACTGAAATGGCGTTTCTGCTCGACGCCCTTAAAGGCACCGGGCACTCCATTGTCACTGCTGTGGATGGCAAGGAGGCGGAAGAGAAAGCCATGGCCGAGCCGTTTGATCTTATTATCCTCGATGTCATTATGCCGAATAAAAACGGATTCCAGGTGTGCCGGTCTTTGAAGAAGAATCCCAAGTTCAAGGATGTGCCTATTATTCTCACAACGTCAAAATCAGGTGAGAGCGACAAGTTCTGGGGGAAGAAGCAAGGTGCGGATGAGTACATTACCAAGCCTTATGAACCTGTCGAAATTCTGCTTGCGGTTAAAAAATATCTGGGAGGCGCCTAG
- a CDS encoding phenylacetate--CoA ligase, which translates to MEKTTQIWDREHECMSRDELETLQLQRLQQTLERVNNHVPCYQNKFAALGLNVADVRSLDDLSKLPFTTKEDLRLNYPYGMFAVPMREVVRIHSSSGTTGKPTVVGYTRNDLNTWTNLAARFMTAAGVTPDDIVHIAFGYGLFTGAFGLHYGAEEIGASVIPISSGNTDKQIMIMQDYLSSALVCTPSYALTLADRMEKQGIDPHRLSLKVGLFGGEPWSEEMRREIEKRLGIIATDNYGLSEVMGPGVAGECQHQCGMHIFEDHFIAEIINPETGEVLPRGSVGELVLTSITKEAFPIIRYRTRDITQLSYETCACGRTHVRMAKTMGRSDDMLIIKGVNVFPTQIEEVLFQVDGCEPHYQLVVDRVGTMDTLEVQVEVNERIFFDEMRKQRAFVEQLEKRLLSMLGVGAKVKLVEPSSMPRHEGKANRVIDRRGQ; encoded by the coding sequence ATGGAAAAAACAACACAGATATGGGATCGCGAGCATGAATGCATGTCGCGTGATGAATTGGAGACGCTGCAACTGCAACGGTTGCAGCAGACTCTTGAGCGGGTCAATAATCACGTTCCCTGTTACCAGAATAAGTTTGCCGCCCTTGGATTGAATGTGGCTGATGTGCGCAGCCTGGATGATTTAAGCAAACTGCCGTTCACCACCAAGGAAGATCTGCGCCTCAACTATCCTTATGGGATGTTTGCCGTACCGATGCGCGAAGTGGTGCGGATCCACTCCTCTTCCGGGACGACGGGGAAACCGACGGTGGTCGGTTATACCCGCAATGATCTGAATACTTGGACCAATTTGGCAGCGCGCTTTATGACCGCTGCCGGGGTGACGCCGGATGATATTGTCCATATTGCTTTCGGCTATGGTTTATTTACCGGTGCCTTTGGATTGCATTACGGCGCCGAAGAGATCGGGGCCTCGGTGATCCCCATCTCCAGTGGTAATACCGACAAGCAGATCATGATCATGCAGGACTATCTGTCCAGTGCCTTGGTGTGTACCCCGTCCTACGCATTGACGCTGGCCGATCGCATGGAAAAACAGGGCATTGATCCCCATCGGCTGTCTCTGAAAGTCGGGCTGTTCGGCGGCGAGCCGTGGAGTGAGGAGATGCGCCGCGAAATTGAGAAGCGTCTCGGCATTATTGCCACCGACAACTACGGTCTTTCCGAAGTCATGGGGCCCGGTGTTGCCGGGGAATGTCAACATCAGTGCGGCATGCATATCTTTGAAGATCATTTTATTGCCGAGATTATCAATCCGGAAACCGGCGAAGTGCTGCCGCGCGGCTCGGTTGGTGAACTGGTGCTGACCAGTATCACCAAAGAGGCGTTTCCGATTATTCGTTACCGGACCCGCGATATTACGCAATTGTCGTATGAAACCTGTGCCTGTGGCCGCACCCACGTACGCATGGCGAAAACCATGGGCCGTTCCGACGATATGCTGATTATCAAAGGGGTCAATGTCTTTCCAACCCAGATCGAAGAAGTGCTGTTCCAGGTCGACGGTTGTGAGCCGCACTATCAGCTGGTGGTGGATCGTGTCGGTACCATGGATACCCTTGAAGTGCAGGTGGAAGTCAACGAGCGAATTTTCTTTGATGAAATGCGCAAACAGCGGGCATTTGTCGAACAGTTGGAAAAACGTTTGCTGTCCATGCTCGGGGTTGGCGCTAAGGTGAAACTGGTCGAACCGTCGAGTATGCCGCGCCATGAGGGCAAGGCTAATCGTGTCATTGACCGGCGCGGCCAATGA
- a CDS encoding phenylacetate--CoA ligase — translation MIWNEDFETLPREAIEALQLTRLKQTVERVYAMVPFYRDSFNKAGITPADIRSLDDLQHLPFTLKQDMRDNYPYGLFAVPLDQIVRIHASSGTTGKPTVVGYTKRDIDTWSELMARSFMASGATRGDVIHNAYGYGLFTGGLGAHYGAECLGASVIPMSGGNTKKQIMIMQDFGSSVITCTPSYSLYLAEALADEGVNIADLKLRIGILGAEPWSESMRGEIEEKLGIKAIDIYGLSEIMGPGVGIECVEAQHGLHIWEDHFIPEIIDPATGKVLPHGEKGELVLTTITKEGIPLIRYRTRDITRIISEPCICGRTHLRIERLSGRSDDMLIIRGVNVFPSQIESVLCRIDGLAPHYQLIVDREDNLDSLEVQVEVNEQTFSDEVKQMQELSAVIRKDIKDLLGITCKVRLVEPKTIARSEGKAQRVIDRRNG, via the coding sequence ATGATCTGGAATGAAGATTTCGAAACCCTGCCGCGTGAGGCGATTGAAGCCTTGCAGTTGACCCGTTTGAAGCAGACGGTGGAGCGGGTCTACGCCATGGTGCCGTTTTATCGTGACAGTTTCAACAAGGCAGGCATTACGCCGGCGGATATCCGTTCGCTGGATGATTTGCAACATCTGCCGTTTACCCTTAAACAGGATATGCGCGACAACTATCCCTATGGGCTGTTTGCCGTGCCCTTGGATCAGATTGTGCGGATTCACGCCTCTTCGGGAACCACCGGGAAACCGACGGTGGTCGGCTACACCAAACGCGATATCGATACCTGGTCGGAGTTGATGGCACGCTCGTTCATGGCTTCCGGTGCCACCCGCGGCGATGTCATTCATAATGCTTACGGCTATGGTCTGTTTACCGGTGGTCTTGGTGCGCATTACGGCGCCGAATGCCTGGGCGCCTCTGTCATCCCCATGTCGGGCGGCAATACCAAGAAGCAGATCATGATCATGCAGGACTTCGGTTCATCGGTGATTACTTGTACACCGTCCTACAGTCTTTATCTGGCTGAGGCATTGGCCGATGAAGGGGTAAATATTGCTGATTTGAAACTGCGTATCGGAATCCTCGGTGCTGAGCCGTGGAGTGAATCAATGCGCGGTGAAATCGAGGAGAAACTCGGTATTAAGGCCATCGATATCTATGGCTTGTCAGAAATTATGGGGCCTGGTGTCGGCATCGAATGTGTGGAAGCCCAGCATGGATTGCACATCTGGGAAGATCATTTTATTCCCGAAATTATCGATCCGGCCACCGGTAAAGTTCTTCCTCATGGTGAAAAGGGTGAGCTGGTGCTGACGACCATCACCAAGGAAGGCATTCCCTTGATCCGTTATCGCACTCGTGACATTACACGGATTATCTCTGAGCCTTGTATCTGTGGCCGAACCCATTTGCGGATCGAGCGTCTCAGTGGCCGTAGCGATGATATGTTGATTATCCGTGGTGTCAATGTGTTCCCATCGCAGATTGAAAGTGTCCTGTGCCGTATCGACGGCCTCGCGCCGCATTATCAACTGATTGTTGACCGCGAAGATAATCTCGATAGTCTTGAAGTGCAGGTGGAGGTCAATGAGCAGACCTTCTCCGATGAAGTGAAACAGATGCAGGAACTCAGTGCGGTGATCCGTAAAGACATCAAGGATTTACTTGGGATTACCTGTAAAGTGCGTTTGGTCGAACCGAAAACGATTGCTCGCAGTGAAGGAAAAGCGCAGCGCGTTATTGATCGGCGTAACGGCTAA
- a CDS encoding chemotaxis protein CheW, protein MSDYQDSLLPIFIEETEEGLALIHKLLSAWQDDAIDADVLEEARRAAHTIKGTAGLVKRTRSSETAKSLENFLDHFNDSGLTLSESDVQQVRQWYEQLQELLDFAKRGAPEPQKQEFGEFSDEPERLIEDQGSDLINDFALPFMMKLHQATEDEQETVKPVCCRFYLGGRQYFIAVEHVLEISESIPITYLPYGPKYIVGLVNQRGNVIPVIDLSALEGRRVVLSKNLFLVIAGQENDQVAFISDTLPNLNIKTAGHEIDVVAFIDEHRVKVS, encoded by the coding sequence ATGTCTGATTATCAGGATAGTTTGCTGCCAATTTTTATTGAAGAAACAGAAGAGGGGTTGGCGCTTATCCATAAATTGTTGTCCGCCTGGCAGGATGATGCTATTGATGCTGACGTCCTCGAGGAAGCCCGGCGGGCGGCACATACCATCAAAGGCACGGCCGGGCTGGTAAAACGGACGCGCTCCAGTGAGACGGCAAAAAGTTTGGAAAACTTTCTCGATCATTTTAATGATTCGGGATTGACCCTCAGCGAATCCGACGTCCAACAAGTCCGTCAGTGGTATGAACAACTTCAAGAACTGCTTGATTTTGCCAAAAGAGGGGCACCGGAACCTCAGAAACAGGAGTTTGGTGAGTTTTCTGATGAGCCGGAACGTCTGATTGAGGATCAGGGCAGCGACTTAATCAATGATTTTGCGTTGCCTTTTATGATGAAACTGCATCAGGCGACGGAGGATGAACAGGAGACCGTTAAACCGGTTTGTTGTCGTTTTTATCTCGGAGGGCGTCAGTATTTTATCGCGGTTGAACATGTCCTCGAGATTTCCGAATCCATTCCGATCACCTATCTTCCCTACGGACCAAAATATATTGTCGGATTGGTCAATCAACGTGGCAACGTGATTCCGGTGATTGATCTGTCTGCCCTTGAAGGACGTCGTGTGGTGTTATCGAAAAATCTCTTCCTGGTGATTGCCGGTCAGGAAAATGATCAGGTCGCGTTCATTAGTGATACGTTGCCTAATCTGAATATCAAAACTGCCGGTCATGAAATTGATGTTGTTGCATTTATTGATGAACACCGTGTGAAGGTTTCATAG